The Chthonomonadales bacterium genome includes a region encoding these proteins:
- a CDS encoding ABC transporter permease, which yields MVSTRTPTWRSLYWVPVAAFILLVGAPWAGADAAQEYLKLSTAVSSRNLAETVNTLASYGSRVAGYPGDARAADYVERQFREIGLDGIRVGKFPVAVPMDRGASITLGGQTRRIYPLWPNLVRTSQLPPSGLTAPLIYVRNGELSNFNGQDVEGSIVLVDFNSRAEWMNAPRLGARAVVFVAPETTMRGEAEAKFISIPISIPRFWITRADVAPLLAATSGARAPVCTLKCDMPWETRESRNIFGYIQGTDPKMKDQIVVVQGYYDAISVVPTLAPGADSACGIASLLEMARLFKANPPKRTMYFVATSAHFQALQGIREFLDKNMDAWMQPSLAEKAVARENASRTGIWLGAALLVLALWLLSRVARPNPETGKRMNAGSWVLAVFVLVALGLNIGFYASPRDGALRTPPTIYLWAGLDLSSQTRGVGIFYKGWFYDFREDIQGRFSDIARVCRENAEKIGNVLGFDSKKVFADGVNPVDGKNWRNHIPGKPAFDSEVVTMAQGNGVTFASIDDQRALVDTPFDTAERVNISNLAFQTKLLACQMYHIVTDTNEPGDVNAQRMPITEPSKWSRMALQGGFATLHGRVTIFNPKKSFIAYADPMLRNSIAVVRNRTKSYMGVRGNMVQTVYDDPRTNEKNVFEFRGVAPLTAYGGNAVTRVQAYHLDTRDEVLDPKTRAMVPNPSKGEIDFAPDLGVTGAKFMPLDVMVTTARKEVSVILFRCVPTAIYDLVDQQSLRALSTIDILDGDTNGEPRMYGYAIDPQDPGLVGSYVEDVAVIFSQPGTRLKIMMGAGPAATRLLLINPDKQNPEGRGYLVGGDPNESQDAELRGVMQIGEFDPKREIARGGAIYNTALHVAHDMWALNNYRINRLAKYRIINEGINDLHKLGETTIKKAESAREAKDWERFDALSRAAWGYASRAYPDVQRTAIDVVQGVLFYLALLLPFAYFMERLIFGSYDLKRQLGYAAVIFFLIFGVFSQVHPAFDITMNPVIVLLAFVMLALSCIVIALIAGKFEEQLKQMNRQMSGVHKADIGRVSVALAAFNLGISNMRRRKARTFLTCITLVLLTFTVLSFTSVVQTMRFNQVPAPGVPRYNGLMIRTAMWDQLQEPAYRLLDDDFGRSNAVAPRAWFFGTQLGEQSFLTLKRADTQYDAKALVGLTPQEAKVTQPQKALVAGRWFQPGDVYTVILPDEIASALRVDPQDVGKATISYAGIDYTVIGIMDTQKFKRIKDLDNEPLTPVDFILMQKLTRQGKGGGETGFREYTHLEPDSVFFIPYRTATNLGAELRSIAIDFGDAERVTKTLDPLMHRLGLNLYAGRIPTDGTRPTIERYSSIAATSSKGLEMVFFPVLIAALIVLNTMLGSVFERVKEIHIFSSIGLAPSHIGMLFIAEAMVYAILGSVAGYLLGQLATKVLVLTGAFEGLYLNFSSVSAVMTTLVVVGVVLLSTLYPARKAAEVATPAIDRTWRVPEPQGDEWTIPLPFSVTGEQAHGLNGFLAEWFAAYEEYSIGDFVTQNVETEEFEMAATGQNGGSPEGLKPAPAEGPVSATVTGYRIRCMAWLAPFDLGVSQKVAIETLPTDMLDVYDIRVVIHRESGDISNWKRVNRRFLNTLRKQFLIWRTLKQGERERYLEEAGAAEATPPAGALRPQPAD from the coding sequence ATGGTATCCACCCGGACCCCAACGTGGCGATCGCTCTACTGGGTCCCCGTTGCGGCGTTCATCCTCCTCGTCGGCGCGCCGTGGGCTGGCGCGGACGCGGCGCAGGAATACCTCAAGCTCTCCACCGCCGTCAGCTCTCGCAACCTCGCAGAGACCGTCAACACGCTGGCGAGCTACGGCTCCCGCGTCGCCGGGTATCCGGGCGACGCGCGCGCGGCCGACTACGTCGAGCGGCAGTTTCGCGAGATCGGCCTCGATGGCATCCGCGTCGGGAAGTTCCCCGTGGCGGTCCCGATGGATCGTGGCGCCAGCATCACGCTCGGCGGCCAGACGCGGCGGATCTACCCGCTCTGGCCCAACCTCGTCCGCACATCCCAGCTCCCGCCTAGCGGGCTCACCGCGCCCCTGATCTACGTGCGAAACGGCGAGCTGAGCAACTTCAACGGCCAGGACGTCGAGGGCAGCATCGTCCTCGTGGACTTCAACAGCCGCGCCGAGTGGATGAACGCGCCGCGCCTGGGCGCCAGGGCCGTCGTCTTCGTCGCTCCCGAGACCACGATGCGCGGCGAGGCCGAGGCCAAGTTCATCTCGATCCCGATCTCCATCCCGCGCTTCTGGATCACGCGCGCCGACGTGGCGCCGCTCCTGGCGGCCACCTCGGGCGCGCGCGCGCCCGTCTGCACGCTTAAGTGCGATATGCCGTGGGAGACCCGCGAGAGCCGCAACATCTTCGGGTACATCCAGGGCACCGACCCGAAGATGAAGGACCAGATCGTCGTGGTTCAGGGCTACTACGACGCGATCTCGGTGGTTCCCACGCTCGCCCCCGGCGCCGACTCCGCCTGCGGTATTGCCAGCCTGCTCGAGATGGCCCGCCTCTTCAAGGCGAACCCGCCCAAGCGCACGATGTACTTCGTGGCGACGAGCGCGCACTTCCAGGCTCTCCAGGGCATCCGCGAGTTTCTCGACAAGAACATGGACGCCTGGATGCAGCCGAGCCTCGCCGAGAAGGCCGTGGCCCGGGAGAACGCCTCCCGCACCGGCATCTGGCTTGGGGCCGCCCTGCTCGTGCTGGCGCTCTGGCTGCTCTCGCGCGTCGCCCGGCCGAACCCGGAGACCGGAAAACGGATGAACGCCGGCTCCTGGGTGCTGGCCGTCTTCGTCCTGGTTGCCCTCGGCCTCAACATCGGGTTCTACGCCTCCCCGCGCGACGGTGCCCTCCGCACGCCTCCGACGATCTACCTGTGGGCGGGTCTGGACCTCAGCAGCCAGACGCGAGGCGTCGGCATCTTCTACAAGGGCTGGTTCTACGACTTCCGCGAGGACATCCAGGGCCGCTTCTCCGACATCGCCCGCGTGTGCCGCGAGAACGCCGAGAAGATCGGCAACGTCCTCGGGTTCGACTCCAAGAAGGTGTTCGCGGACGGCGTTAACCCCGTCGACGGCAAGAATTGGCGCAACCACATCCCCGGCAAGCCGGCCTTCGATTCCGAGGTCGTGACGATGGCGCAGGGGAACGGCGTGACCTTCGCCTCGATCGACGACCAGCGGGCGCTCGTCGACACGCCGTTCGACACTGCCGAGCGCGTCAACATCTCCAACCTCGCCTTCCAGACCAAGCTGCTGGCCTGCCAGATGTACCACATCGTCACGGACACGAACGAGCCCGGCGACGTCAACGCCCAGCGTATGCCGATCACCGAGCCCTCGAAGTGGTCGCGGATGGCGCTGCAGGGAGGCTTCGCCACGCTGCATGGGCGCGTCACCATCTTCAACCCTAAGAAGAGCTTCATCGCCTACGCGGACCCCATGCTGCGCAACTCCATCGCCGTCGTGCGCAACCGAACCAAGAGCTACATGGGCGTGCGCGGCAACATGGTGCAGACGGTCTACGACGACCCGCGCACCAACGAGAAGAACGTCTTCGAGTTCCGCGGCGTGGCGCCGCTGACCGCCTATGGCGGCAACGCCGTGACGCGCGTGCAGGCCTACCACCTGGACACGCGCGATGAGGTGCTGGACCCCAAGACGCGCGCGATGGTGCCGAATCCGTCCAAGGGCGAGATCGACTTCGCGCCCGACCTCGGCGTGACCGGCGCCAAGTTCATGCCGCTGGACGTGATGGTGACGACGGCCCGCAAGGAGGTCTCCGTCATCCTCTTCCGGTGCGTGCCGACCGCCATCTACGACCTGGTGGACCAGCAGTCGCTGCGCGCGCTCTCGACCATCGACATCCTGGACGGCGACACCAACGGTGAGCCGCGCATGTACGGGTACGCGATCGACCCGCAGGATCCCGGCCTCGTCGGCTCCTATGTCGAGGATGTCGCGGTCATCTTCTCACAGCCCGGTACCCGCCTGAAGATCATGATGGGCGCTGGGCCGGCTGCCACGCGCCTGCTGCTGATCAACCCCGACAAGCAGAACCCCGAGGGCAGGGGCTACCTGGTTGGGGGGGACCCGAACGAGTCGCAGGACGCGGAGTTGCGCGGCGTGATGCAGATCGGCGAGTTCGACCCCAAGCGCGAGATCGCCCGCGGCGGCGCCATCTACAACACGGCGCTGCACGTTGCCCACGACATGTGGGCGCTCAACAACTACCGAATCAACCGACTGGCGAAGTACCGCATCATCAACGAGGGCATCAACGACCTGCACAAACTGGGCGAGACCACGATCAAGAAGGCGGAGTCCGCGCGCGAGGCCAAGGACTGGGAGCGCTTCGACGCCCTGAGCCGCGCCGCCTGGGGCTACGCCTCGCGCGCCTACCCCGATGTGCAGCGCACGGCCATCGACGTGGTGCAGGGCGTGCTCTTCTACCTGGCCCTGCTGCTGCCGTTCGCTTACTTCATGGAGCGGCTCATCTTCGGGTCCTACGACCTGAAGCGGCAGCTTGGGTACGCCGCTGTGATCTTCTTCCTGATTTTCGGGGTCTTCAGCCAGGTGCACCCGGCCTTCGATATCACGATGAACCCCGTCATCGTGCTCCTGGCGTTCGTGATGCTCGCCCTCTCGTGCATCGTGATCGCCCTGATCGCTGGCAAGTTCGAGGAGCAGCTCAAGCAGATGAACCGCCAGATGTCCGGCGTGCACAAGGCCGACATCGGCCGCGTGTCCGTGGCGTTGGCGGCCTTCAACCTGGGCATCTCCAACATGCGCCGCCGCAAGGCTCGTACGTTCCTGACGTGCATCACGCTGGTGCTGCTGACCTTCACGGTCCTCTCATTCACCTCCGTGGTGCAGACCATGCGGTTCAACCAGGTGCCTGCCCCCGGGGTCCCGCGCTACAACGGGCTCATGATCCGCACCGCCATGTGGGATCAGCTTCAGGAGCCGGCTTACCGCTTGCTGGACGACGATTTCGGCCGATCGAACGCCGTGGCGCCGCGCGCATGGTTCTTCGGCACACAGCTCGGCGAGCAGTCGTTCCTCACGCTCAAACGCGCCGACACGCAGTACGACGCCAAGGCGCTCGTAGGCCTCACGCCGCAGGAGGCCAAGGTCACTCAGCCACAGAAGGCGCTCGTCGCCGGGCGCTGGTTCCAGCCGGGCGACGTGTACACGGTCATACTTCCCGACGAGATCGCCAGCGCGCTTCGCGTGGATCCGCAGGACGTGGGCAAGGCCACGATCTCTTACGCCGGCATCGACTACACCGTGATCGGCATCATGGACACGCAGAAGTTCAAGCGGATCAAGGACCTCGACAACGAGCCCCTGACGCCCGTGGACTTCATCCTGATGCAGAAGCTGACCCGCCAGGGCAAGGGCGGAGGCGAGACCGGCTTCCGCGAGTACACGCACCTTGAGCCGGACTCGGTGTTCTTCATCCCTTACCGGACGGCCACGAACCTGGGCGCGGAGCTTCGCAGCATCGCGATCGACTTCGGCGACGCCGAGCGCGTGACGAAGACGCTCGACCCACTGATGCACCGGCTGGGCCTCAACCTCTACGCTGGCCGCATCCCGACGGACGGCACCCGGCCCACCATCGAGCGGTACTCCTCGATCGCCGCGACCTCCAGCAAGGGCCTGGAGATGGTGTTCTTCCCGGTGCTGATCGCCGCCCTCATCGTCCTCAACACGATGCTGGGCTCGGTGTTCGAGCGCGTCAAGGAGATCCACATCTTCTCCTCCATCGGCCTGGCGCCCTCGCACATCGGCATGCTGTTCATCGCCGAGGCGATGGTCTATGCCATACTGGGCTCCGTGGCGGGCTACCTGCTCGGCCAGCTTGCCACCAAGGTGCTCGTGCTGACCGGCGCGTTTGAGGGCCTCTACCTCAACTTCTCGTCGGTCTCCGCGGTGATGACGACGCTCGTGGTGGTCGGCGTGGTGCTGCTCTCCACGCTCTACCCGGCGCGCAAGGCAGCCGAGGTAGCCACGCCGGCCATCGACCGGACGTGGCGCGTGCCGGAGCCGCAGGGCGACGAGTGGACGATTCCGCTGCCCTTCTCCGTGACCGGCGAGCAGGCTCACGGCCTCAACGGCTTCCTGGCGGAGTGGTTCGCGGCCTACGAGGAGTACAGCATCGGCGACTTCGTGACGCAGAACGTGGAGACGGAGGAGTTCGAGATGGCGGCCACGGGGCAGAACGGGGGCTCGCCGGAGGGGCTCAAACCGGCGCCCGCGGAGGGTCCCGTCTCGGCCACCGTCACCGGTTACCGCATCCGCTGCATGGCCTGGCTGGCCCCGTTCGACCTGGGCGTCAGCCAGAAGGTCGCCATCGAGACGCTGCCCACCGACATGCTCGACGTGTACGACATCCGCGTCGTCATCCACCGTGAGAGCGGCGACATCTCCAACTGGAAGCGCGTGAACCGCCGATTCCTCAACACGCTTCGCAAGCAGTTCCTGATCTGGCGGACCCTCAAGCAGGGCGAGCGCGAGCGTTACCTGGAGGAGGCAGGAGCCGCCGAGGCCACGCCGCCGGCCGGGGCACTACGCCCGCAGCCCGCCGACTGA